The following coding sequences lie in one Phragmites australis chromosome 8, lpPhrAust1.1, whole genome shotgun sequence genomic window:
- the LOC133925913 gene encoding PLASMODESMATA CALLOSE-BINDING PROTEIN 5-like: protein MPASSPFPPLLIVPVLLLLAPRGAGAAAGAVGVSGGGQLWCVAKNNAEDGPLQSAIDWACSADGGRADCAAIQQGGACYDPPDLQAHASYAFNDYFLRAGGAVNPAACDFSGAAALTALNPSHGSCVFPSSASPKNGSFTGTTTYGRTGADLSYSSSWKLNFWSWLLHIFLSVLFSAATHLL, encoded by the exons ATGCCGGCTTCCTCCCCTTTCCCGCCTCTCCTCATCGTCCCCgtcctgctcctgctcgcccCGCGcggggccggcgccgccgcggggGCGGTGGGGGTGAGCGGTGGGGGCCAGCTGTGGTGCGTGGCCAAGAACAACGCGGAGGACGGCCCGCTGCAGAGCGCCATCGACTGGGCGTGCAGCGCCGACGGCGGCCGCGCCGACTGCGCTGCCATCCAGCAGGGCGGCGCCTGCTACGACCCGCCCGACCTCCAGGCGCACGCGTCCTACGCCTTCAACGACTACTTCCTCCGCGCCGGTGGCGCCGTCAACCCCGCCGCCTGCGACTTCTCTGGCGCCGCCGCGCTCACCGCCCTCAACCCCA GTCATGGGAGCTGCGTGTTTCCTTCCAG TGCATCCCCGAAAAATGGCAGCTTCACAGGAACAACAACCTACGGTCGAACCGGTGCAGATTTAAGCTACAGTTCTTCATGGAAACTCAATTTCTGGTCGTGGCTCTTACATATCTTTTTATCTGTATTGTTTTCAGCTGCCACACATTTGTTATGA
- the LOC133926846 gene encoding uncharacterized protein LOC133926846 → MPDSADPLPSQPPPGPSAAARPDPDMPPRKPSAGGKLKKPLTDKQRAAAEQRLAHLRSNLLLRSLDSPALTLPPPYEAALFALGLLDFARLDLASDAPRPDLVAPLVAYYDPACKRSFVRGIRVSVSRHDLSRALSLPPKPAAAAEAPPDVDPAAVAPAVMQLLQEYVLLPFQGDDMCILPQEVAAAEQAVREGLAHRVDWAGLIWGLVEKEMLELPKREDGVCYYGPHLQRLIWAQKPKLFEPVEEGDRVELVPEASVDVEIDEEDEDADADVKNKSLEDTDADVKNESLEELELADRDAGVRSKSLEELELANGDVGVSSKSLEDSELGNADASSKDLDELELGDADTTNTILEELGLRDEDVRSKSMDELEAVDEDARSKRLDESEAADEDSRRKSLDELEAVHEGAKGTSFDESGMVDEHPKGMNLDGLGLGFVTIEAVPAAHEAMCTDNENATEAVPEGGDDVAVDAEEEGEGSLVETVVLVTKEEVMAVPEEVGDEEAEGEEKDATGLSLGINSTNVYDSMDVEEDMNVENLDEGDSGNEEAEELEDDAFEECNGGEEMNWRIGDGKGDEGMTHCLQRCNTFGGMEFENLNKGEAEMRDEFDDFSGRGSLDRMTSSNLLQAMNSIPSSYNVTENVHDLSSGEFLAMGADAHKNGVDLGPGSSYLFGNNGKRHIGDTDGYDGNMHVQEQFPQCNQQKRMRQSNSSNISPGSAVFNANFLIPIQNLVVEASRLYGQKEQELQSLQFEKQQWANMLQQKEAIIQSLNSSRFEQQNKHQAELRRFEHDLNVMAQLVTGYKKALKQTRASFDVYRKKFPCNKPRYADVPGGGGLVLSVKELERKRLEEEQQKLAAANEMIRKFQYEWFLKLDEWMLCVDSLGRKMEELSKEINPLKEIIKARFATPATEE, encoded by the coding sequence ATGCCCGACTCCGccgatcccctcccctcccaGCCCCCGCCGGgtccctccgccgccgcgagGCCCGATCCGGACATGCCGCCGCGGAAGCCCTCCGCCGGCGGCAAGCTCAAGAAGCCCCTCACCGACAAGCAGCGCGCCGCCGCGGAGCAGCGCCTCGCGCACCTCCGCTCGAacctcctcctccgctcccTGGACTCCCCCGCCTTGACCCTCCCGCCGCCCTATGAGGCCGCGCTGTTCGCCCTCGGCCTCCTCGACTTCGCCCGCCTCGACCTCGCCTCCGACGCCCCGCGCCCCGACCTCGTCGCCCCGCTCGTCGCCTACTACGACCCGGCATGCAAGCGCAGCTTCGTCCGCGGCATCCGGGTCTCCGTCTCCCGCCACGACCTCTCCCGGGCGCTCTCCCTCCCGCCGAagcccgcggccgcggcggaggcCCCGCCCGACGTGGACCCCGCCGCGGTGGCCCCCGCCGTCATGCAGCTCCTGCAGGAGTACGTCCTGCTCCCGTTCCAGGGCGACGACATGTGCATACTGCctcaggaggtggccgccgcAGAGCAGGCGGTCAGGGAGGGGTTGGCGCATAGGGTTGACTGGGCAGGCCTGATCTGGGGCCTCGTGGAGAAGGAGATGCTCGAGTTGCCCAAGAGGGAGGACGGGGTCTGCTACTACGGGCCGCATCTGCAGAGACTCATTTGGGCACAGAAGCCAAAGCTGTTCGAGCCGGTGGAGGAAGGGGACAGAGTGGAGCTTGTCCCAGAGGCGTCCGTGGATGTTGAGAtagacgaggaggatgaggatgccGATGCAGATGTGAAAAACAAGAGCTTGGAGGACACCGATGCGGATGTGAAAAACGAGAGCTtggaggagctggagctggCAGATAGGGATGCGGGTGTGAGGAGCAAGAGCTtggaggagctggagctggCCAATGGGGATGTGGGTGTGAGCAGCAAGAGCTTGGAGGATTCGGAATTGGGTAATGCTGATGCGAGTAGCAAGGATTTGGATGAGTTGGAGTTGGGGGATGCCGATACGACAAACACGATCTTGGAGGAGTTGGGCTTGAGGGATGAGGATGTGAGGAGTAAGTCCATGGACGAATTGGAGGCGGTGGATGAGGACGCAAGGAGCAAGCGCTTGGATGAATCTGAGGCAGCGGATGAGGATTCAAGGAGGAAGAGCTTGGATGAATTGGAGGCAGTGCATGAGGGTGCGAAAGGTACAAGCTTTGATGAATCGGGGATGGTGGATGAGCATCCAAAGGGAATGAACTTGGATGGATTGGGTTTGGGATTTGTGACTATTGAAGCGGTGCCTGCTGCACATGAGGCGATGTGCACGGATAATGAGAATGCAACAGAGGCGGTGCCAGAGGGAGGTGATGACGTGGCAGTGGATGCAGAAGAGGAGGGTGAAGGATCCTTGGTGGAGACAGTAGTATTGGTGACAAAGGAGGAAGTGATGGCAGTTCCAGAGGAGGTGGGGGATGAGGAGGCAGAGGGGGAAGAGAAGGATGCAACAGGTTTAAGCTTGGGGATTAACTCTACCAATGTTTATGATAGTATGGATGTGGAAGAAGATATGAATGTTGAAAATCTGGACGAGGGTGACAGTGGTAATGAAGAGGCGGAGGAGTTAGAGGATGATGCATTTGAGGAGTGTAATGGTGGAGAGGAAATGAATTGGAGAATTGGGGATGGTAAGGGAGACGAGGGAATGACACATTGCCTACAGCGCTGTAACACATTTGGGGGCATGGAGTTTGAGAATTTGAATAAAGGGGAGGCTGAGATGAGGGATGAGTTTGATGATTTCTCCGGAAGGGGGTCTTTGGATAGGATGACatcatcaaacctcctccaagCTATGAACTCAATTCCCTCGTCATACAATGTGACGGAGAATGTGCATGATCTGTCCTCTGGGGAATTCTTGGCTATGGGGGCTGATGCACATAAGAATGGAGTGGATCTGGGACCGGGGAGCTCATATTTATTTGGAAATAATGGTAAGAGGCACATCGGTGATACTGACGGGTACGATGGGAATATGCATGTACAAGAGCAGTTTCCTCAGTGCAATCAACAAAAGAGGATGCGACAAAGCAACAGTAGCAACATATCACCTGGATCAGCGGTCTTCAATGCAAACTTTTTGATACCTATACAAAATTTGGTGGTCGAGGCAAGTAGGCTTTATGGGCAGAAGGAGCAAGAACTTCAAAGTTTGCAATTCGAGAAACAACAGTGGGCTAACATGCTGCAGCAGAAGGAAGCCATTATCCAATCCCTAAATTCATCTCGGTTTGAGCAACAGAATAAGCATCAAGCGGAGCTTAGACGCTTCGAGCATGATCTGAATGTTATGGCACAGTTGGTCACTGGATACAAGAAAGCTTTGAAACAGACCCGGGCCTCTTTTGATGTGTACAGGAAGAAGTTCCCTTGTAATAAGCCTCGTTATGCTGATGTTCctggtggtggtggccttgTTCTTAGTGTGAAGGAGTTGGAGAGGAAGCGgttggaggaggagcagcagaaacTTGCTGCAGCAAATGAAATGATTAGAAAGTTCCAGTATGAATGGTTCTTAAAGCTTGATGAGTGGATGCTTTGTGTCGATTCACTGGGGAGAAAAATGGAAGAACTGTCTAAGGAGATCAATCCCCTCAAGGAAATCATAAAAGCAAGATTTGCAACACCGGCTACAGAGGAATAA
- the LOC133925914 gene encoding uncharacterized protein LOC133925914 produces MQGSGGSGGSATQERLYAAGRGQPDQPQVVDGTFLMELLEDAPAADQPPEDVDRLNLVIRSLEAEIGGGPPAAPAADGGSTAEDVPSDVDGGLDDVLSDLGSSPGPCAAEALPFEYWAAVPPAVGHLHDMGGWYVDGDGVMVWNEFREQCYYGYGESPAVEQLVYSPLWE; encoded by the coding sequence ATGCAGGGAAGTGGTGGCAGCGGCGGTAGTGCCACGCAAGAGCGGCTCTACGCCGCCGGCCGTGGGCAGCCGGATCAGCCTCAGGTCGTTGACGGGACGTTCCTCATGGAGCTGCTTGAggacgcgccggcggcggaCCAGCCGCCGGAGGACGTTGACAGGCTGAACCTCGTCATCCGGTCCCTCGAGGCCGAGATCGGCGGCGGGCCGCCCGCGGCACCGGCGGCAGACGGCGGGAGCACGGCGGAGGACGTGCCGAGCGACGTCGACGGCGGGCTGGATGACGTGCTGTCGGACCTCGGCAGCAGCCCCGGTCCGTGCGCGGCCGAGGCACTGCCGTTCGAGTACTGGGCGGCGGTGCCGCCAGCGGTGGGGCACCTGCACGACATGGGCGGCTGGTacgtcgacggcgacggcgtCATGGTATGGAACGAGTTCAGGGAGCAGTGCTATTACGGCTACGGCGAGAGTCCCGCTGTTGAGCAACTAGTGTACAGCCCCCTGTGGGAATGA